The Bacteroidales bacterium genome includes the window ACATCCCTAACATCAATAAAACCATTAACTCCATTGGTGCAGTATTTATTTCCTTTCCATATTAAAGGGAATAATTGTGTAGTTCCTTTTTTCCAATCACCAGGCCCAAGAATAACAGAAGGATTAATAATTACAGCATTTAATCCTTCGGCAATACCTCTCCATACTTCCATTTCTGCCTTATACTTGCTTATTGAATAGAAAGAATGGTTTTCGTTATCATTCCATTGCGACTGTTCATTTATAAGATTATCTTCATTTGGGGCACCAAATGTGGCAATTGAACTAACATGACAAAATTTATCTATCTTTTTTTCAAGCGAAATATTTACAATATTTGTTGTTCCTTCAATATTATTTTTTAATATCAGTTTGTTTTTTGATTTTTCAAATGAAACTAATCCTGCACAATGATATACTTGTTTTACATTTTCAAATGCTTTTTCAAGCGACTGATAATCAAGCAAATCTGCGGTTGTCCATTCAATATTGTCTAATAATTTTTCAGGTGTTTTTGTGTAGAAACGAAATGTTTTATATACATTATGAATTTGAGAACCAGTACGTTTTATGGCTTTTACTTTTTTCCCTGCATTTGTCAGATCAAAAAGAAGATGCGAGCCTAATAATCCTGTTCCACCTGTTACTAAAATCATAATTGTTTAAATTATATTTTAATGTAAAATAGTAAAACAAATAATAAATAGCAATTTTGTATCTTTACAAAATATTAATTTTTTTACGAAACAATCAATTTCTTACATGAACAATCAAAAAAAAAGCATATTCATCAATTTAATATTTATTTTAATAAGCAATATTTTATTTTCACAGCCCGAATATCTTTTTTTAAATAATGATTTGAATTTTCGTTATGAAAACATTATTTATAACGATAAACAAAATTTCCATACTTCTGTAAAACCATATTTTATTCCTGAGTTATCCGAAAAGAAAAATATTGATTCTTCATATATTAATAATAGTAATTCGCCTTTTATTGATTTTATAAATAATAAAACTTATTTAAATTACTTAGCAAATGATAATATATTTTATATTAAACCAATTGTATCATATACTGCCATATATGAACAAAACCCAGGCAATATAGCAAATTCCGGC containing:
- a CDS encoding NAD-dependent epimerase/dehydratase family protein, which produces MILVTGGTGLLGSHLLFDLTNAGKKVKAIKRTGSQIHNVYKTFRFYTKTPEKLLDNIEWTTADLLDYQSLEKAFENVKQVYHCAGLVSFEKSKNKLILKNNIEGTTNIVNISLEKKIDKFCHVSSIATFGAPNEDNLINEQSQWNDNENHSFYSISKYKAEMEVWRGIAEGLNAVIINPSVILGPGDWKKGTTQLFPLIWKGNKYCTNGVNGFIDVRDVCEIMINLMNGKIRSERFIVSSENLSYKQLLSYIAESLGKKIPNISISKLVFDIVYKYNSLLSKISGKEPVITNDTARISFQKSYYSNQKIIDAINVDFIPIKESINQIALKFLKDYLKDNK